A window of the Mesotoga prima MesG1.Ag.4.2 genome harbors these coding sequences:
- a CDS encoding zinc ribbon domain-containing protein, which yields MRTIIKIVGGIVYVVGIGLIIFSFASFFLAPYLSLVFGGVIVFLVLGFIATTLGRMLLAMAKTKSFSGPVSEQEPVSGRELKEDMTYDYTFVSDREARIEKTKSKSYSRCPECGAENEDNATKCSNCGASLVGYKKCSLCYMLNKKENRFCKNCGHDFTLD from the coding sequence GTGAGAACAATAATAAAAATTGTCGGTGGAATAGTGTATGTTGTTGGAATAGGTTTGATAATATTCAGTTTTGCCAGTTTCTTTCTTGCTCCTTACTTGAGTCTGGTCTTCGGTGGCGTGATTGTGTTTCTGGTATTGGGTTTCATTGCGACGACACTGGGGAGAATGCTTCTTGCAATGGCGAAGACAAAGAGCTTCTCCGGCCCCGTAAGTGAACAGGAACCGGTTAGCGGTCGAGAACTTAAGGAAGATATGACCTATGACTACACATTTGTCTCAGACAGAGAAGCGAGAATTGAGAAGACCAAGAGCAAGAGTTATTCCAGATGTCCCGAATGCGGTGCGGAGAATGAGGACAATGCAACCAAATGCTCGAACTGCGGCGCTTCTCTTGTAGGTTACAAGAAATGCAGTCTTTGCTACATGCTGAATAAGAAAGAGAATCGCTTCTGCAAGAACTGCGGACACGATTTCACGCTTGACTGA
- the rapZ gene encoding RNase adapter RapZ — translation MSSNIFVVTGMSGAGKSSAIDVLEDFGFFCMDNVPPSIIEELVNIIGAQEIDKSAVVIDIRTAKKFGGIERVNQSLKSLKQKGLGIVSIFLDAEDDVLYYRYQKTRRAHPLQEETGLEEAIQKERSIMDPFKKNCDHVIDTSRMDMKEMKEAIVSIIRGKGYKLPPMRVEIESFSYSEGIPHDANLIFDVRFLPNPYYYEDLIELTGMDKKVKDYLETYPEIETYFSTVLKLCRMTIEGFAGSGRNFMKIAIGCTGGKHRSVYIADRLFEELKTDNLRLSLDHREQKVHKDNS, via the coding sequence ATGTCTTCAAACATATTTGTTGTAACCGGTATGTCCGGAGCCGGAAAGTCATCGGCAATCGATGTACTTGAAGATTTCGGGTTCTTTTGTATGGACAATGTTCCACCTTCAATAATCGAGGAACTTGTAAACATTATCGGTGCACAAGAAATCGATAAGAGTGCGGTTGTTATCGATATCCGTACGGCCAAGAAGTTTGGTGGTATTGAAAGAGTTAATCAAAGCCTAAAATCACTGAAGCAAAAAGGACTGGGTATTGTTTCAATATTCCTCGATGCAGAAGATGATGTACTTTACTACAGATACCAGAAGACCCGTAGAGCCCATCCCCTGCAGGAAGAGACAGGTCTTGAAGAAGCAATTCAGAAGGAAAGAAGCATTATGGATCCATTCAAAAAGAACTGTGATCATGTGATAGATACGTCAAGAATGGATATGAAAGAAATGAAGGAGGCAATCGTCTCTATTATCAGAGGGAAGGGTTACAAACTGCCTCCGATGAGGGTTGAGATAGAGAGTTTCTCGTACAGTGAAGGGATTCCTCACGATGCTAACCTGATCTTCGATGTGAGATTCCTTCCTAACCCATACTATTATGAGGATCTCATTGAACTGACAGGAATGGACAAGAAAGTTAAGGATTATCTGGAGACCTACCCTGAGATAGAAACCTACTTCTCGACTGTTTTGAAACTCTGCAGGATGACGATTGAAGGTTTCGCCGGAAGCGGCAGAAACTTCATGAAGATAGCTATTGGCTGCACGGGCGGCAAACACAGATCTGTCTATATTGCAGATCGTCTGTTCGAGGAGCTCAAGACTGACAATTTAAGGCTCTCGCTTGATCATAGAGAGCAAAAGGTTCACAAAGACAATTCATGA
- a CDS encoding alpha-amylase family glycosyl hydrolase has translation MFYELYLRSFCDGNGDGIGDFIGAERKLDYLANLGIEGIWLLPILHSPSYHGYSVIDFFSVNPIYGTLKDLRNFLASAHKLDLKVILDLPMNHTSPNHEWFLKALNGEKPYRDWYLFLKDEQWLKARRHWDGEQVWTNYSGQWVYTLFGPGSPDLNYESSSLWQQMKEVLTFWLSVGFDGFRFDAAKHIFDFSLEKGICEYQHSRNIAFWKEMTAHCRSISPNSIFVSEVWDDAQIVDLYSAIFGIGFNFPLAEDLKTSVATRDPELLVKSLRTDLNRSFRSKRSYESGVFLTNHDMSRLVSVMDGDEKLSLLAMSVLLSLPGVPFFYYGEELGMEGVYNTYFNEEQLEPFLWFENGYGPGQTEWKALGKNHPHSGRSLEAQKAVDGSYFERFRAILEFRKNNSWLRLATMRGLKRRENLVILRVVGESRSAYIYHNLGKRRVALEDVSNLQIINGSLGRYRGKRYLGGFSSAIEVTE, from the coding sequence GTGTTTTACGAACTCTATCTGAGGTCATTCTGTGACGGCAATGGCGATGGAATTGGTGATTTTATCGGAGCCGAGCGGAAGCTCGACTATCTTGCAAATTTAGGTATTGAAGGAATCTGGCTTTTGCCGATTCTTCATTCGCCATCTTACCATGGCTACAGTGTCATCGATTTCTTTAGTGTCAACCCAATCTATGGAACTCTTAAGGATTTGAGAAACTTTCTGGCATCAGCGCACAAACTAGATTTGAAGGTCATACTGGATCTTCCGATGAATCACACCTCTCCAAATCATGAATGGTTCTTGAAGGCCTTGAATGGAGAAAAACCATACAGAGACTGGTATCTCTTTCTGAAAGACGAACAGTGGCTGAAGGCTAGGAGACATTGGGACGGAGAGCAGGTATGGACAAACTACTCGGGACAGTGGGTCTACACATTGTTCGGACCTGGAAGTCCTGATCTCAACTATGAGTCTTCTTCCCTGTGGCAACAGATGAAGGAGGTCCTTACATTCTGGTTATCCGTAGGATTCGATGGATTCCGATTCGATGCTGCAAAGCACATTTTCGATTTTTCTCTTGAAAAAGGCATCTGCGAGTACCAGCACAGCAGAAACATCGCTTTCTGGAAGGAGATGACGGCACACTGCAGATCGATTTCTCCAAATTCGATATTTGTGAGTGAAGTGTGGGACGATGCGCAAATAGTAGACCTGTACTCCGCGATCTTTGGAATTGGATTCAATTTCCCCCTTGCCGAGGACCTGAAAACTTCCGTTGCGACAAGAGACCCAGAACTCCTAGTGAAGTCTTTGAGGACTGATCTCAATAGATCTTTCAGGTCGAAGCGTAGCTATGAGTCTGGAGTTTTCCTGACAAATCATGACATGAGTCGTCTCGTATCGGTTATGGACGGTGACGAGAAACTCTCTCTTCTGGCAATGTCGGTCTTGTTGTCTCTTCCCGGAGTGCCATTCTTCTATTATGGCGAAGAACTTGGAATGGAAGGGGTCTACAATACGTATTTCAACGAAGAGCAACTTGAACCCTTCCTGTGGTTCGAGAACGGCTACGGTCCAGGTCAAACCGAATGGAAAGCGCTCGGGAAGAATCATCCTCACAGCGGCAGGTCTCTGGAAGCACAAAAAGCTGTAGATGGGAGCTACTTCGAGAGATTCAGGGCTATACTTGAATTCAGGAAGAACAACTCCTGGCTGAGGTTGGCAACTATGAGAGGCTTGAAACGAAGAGAAAACCTGGTAATCTTAAGAGTCGTTGGAGAAAGCCGGAGCGCGTACATTTATCACAATCTCGGGAAAAGACGTGTCGCTTTAGAAGACGTTTCTAATCTTCAGATCATCAACGGCTCTTTGGGTAGGTATCGCGGCAAGAGATACCTTGGAGGTTTCTCGAGCGCAATCGAGGTGACTGAATGA
- the rbr gene encoding rubrerythrin, with protein sequence MNLKGSETVENLMKAFAGESQARNRYTFYASVAKKEGFEQISAIFKETADNEKEHAEVFFKHIIDGMKDELPVMVHVDADYPVDLRGTKENLKAAAAGENEEWTKLYPTFADVAEKEGFLDVANSFRQIAKVESRHEARYLKLLENVETGKVFKREEKVLWKCGNCGYILEAKEAPEQCPACKHPKAYFELFVENY encoded by the coding sequence GTGAATCTCAAAGGCTCAGAGACTGTTGAAAACCTTATGAAGGCATTTGCCGGTGAATCACAGGCTAGAAACAGATACACTTTCTATGCATCTGTGGCGAAGAAAGAAGGCTTTGAACAGATATCGGCAATCTTCAAGGAAACCGCCGACAACGAGAAGGAACATGCGGAAGTCTTTTTCAAACACATTATCGACGGTATGAAAGACGAATTACCCGTTATGGTACATGTCGACGCCGACTATCCAGTGGATCTACGAGGAACAAAAGAAAACCTAAAGGCGGCCGCCGCTGGAGAAAATGAGGAATGGACCAAACTCTACCCAACTTTCGCCGATGTCGCAGAAAAGGAAGGCTTCTTGGATGTCGCTAATAGCTTCAGACAAATAGCAAAAGTAGAGAGCAGACACGAGGCCCGTTATCTAAAACTACTGGAAAACGTCGAAACCGGTAAGGTATTCAAGAGAGAAGAAAAGGTTCTCTGGAAGTGTGGAAACTGCGGCTACATTCTCGAAGCTAAGGAAGCTCCGGAGCAGTGCCCGGCTTGTAAACACCCAAAGGCTTACTTCGAACTTTTCGTTGAGAACTACTAG
- a CDS encoding patatin-like phospholipase family protein, with amino-acid sequence MAKLNLSDLLIPMSKRVKFEEKIGLVLSGGGARGAYQIGVWKALKDCGIEIGGVYGTSVGAINSMAIAMDNFEDARQLWLKIDFDKVVKDGPDGNLIEKALAALKSRGFDPAPLRENFGRLLKEELVRKAKIDVGIVTYSLSNMQPKELFLDDIPEGKLEDYILASANHPVFKREEIGSEKFIDGGIYRNIPVNMALSRGFKEIIIVDLGPKRIRDVLTLTSLKRLEEVKYLVIKPREFYGDVLDFDPDIARNFMREGYLDCLDELGYLNGEEYFVFAKHDAIARALFSLPKKKKEEARAIFGVEPWQSESTQHFYYGQLMPVLQDHFGIFNPVETWVRLLEDLARYLELERLDLYSLYSFTKEILSSRNVGVEGRNYNDISCESILNFLEFLVKNSDLESLEDREFSVFREGFLSLTNLND; translated from the coding sequence ATGGCAAAGTTGAATCTGTCGGACTTGCTAATACCGATGAGCAAAAGGGTTAAGTTCGAAGAAAAGATAGGGCTCGTTCTTTCGGGGGGAGGAGCGCGTGGCGCTTATCAGATCGGAGTATGGAAGGCCTTGAAAGACTGTGGGATCGAAATTGGGGGAGTTTACGGAACCTCCGTTGGCGCGATAAATTCCATGGCTATTGCCATGGACAATTTCGAAGATGCAAGGCAACTGTGGCTGAAAATCGATTTTGACAAAGTTGTGAAAGACGGCCCCGACGGAAACCTAATCGAAAAAGCCCTCGCTGCCTTGAAGAGCCGTGGTTTCGATCCTGCACCTCTGAGAGAGAACTTTGGTCGACTTCTTAAAGAAGAATTAGTACGAAAGGCGAAAATCGATGTTGGAATCGTCACCTATTCTCTTAGCAATATGCAACCCAAGGAGCTATTCCTAGACGATATTCCAGAAGGAAAGTTAGAAGATTATATACTTGCCAGCGCAAATCATCCGGTCTTCAAGAGAGAAGAAATTGGTTCAGAGAAATTCATCGACGGAGGAATATACAGGAATATCCCTGTAAACATGGCTCTTAGCAGAGGCTTCAAAGAGATTATCATTGTGGATCTTGGTCCAAAGAGAATAAGGGATGTGCTTACCCTCACTTCGCTTAAGAGATTGGAGGAAGTAAAGTATCTGGTTATCAAGCCACGCGAGTTCTATGGAGACGTTCTCGATTTCGACCCTGATATCGCAAGAAACTTCATGAGAGAAGGATATCTTGATTGTCTAGATGAGCTGGGATATTTGAACGGCGAGGAGTACTTCGTCTTCGCCAAGCATGACGCAATTGCGCGTGCGCTGTTTTCTCTTCCTAAGAAGAAGAAAGAGGAGGCCAGGGCGATCTTCGGAGTTGAACCGTGGCAGAGCGAATCTACTCAACATTTCTATTACGGCCAGCTCATGCCGGTTCTTCAGGATCACTTTGGTATCTTCAATCCTGTTGAAACATGGGTACGACTGCTAGAAGACCTTGCGCGTTATCTTGAACTGGAGAGGCTTGATCTTTATTCCCTCTACAGCTTTACAAAGGAGATTCTCTCAAGTCGTAACGTTGGAGTTGAAGGAAGAAACTACAACGATATTTCCTGTGAAAGCATACTGAACTTCCTTGAATTTCTCGTGAAAAACTCGGATCTAGAAAGTCTTGAAGACCGTGAATTCAGTGTGTTTCGGGAAGGGTTCTTGTCATTAACCAATCTCAATGACTAG
- a CDS encoding type IV pilus twitching motility protein PilT, with protein MLIKEILSKGEQMNASDIHLTSGENVIYRVDGELIQDKLLTDEIMMKKITTELQEISEIKLQDSESKEIDFSFGFSSLRVRGNYFYSNKLPVVALRLIPKTIKTLEDLGYPPLFKEFCKPDKGLVLVAGPTGSGKSTTLAAMLENINRTRHVHLITIEDPVEYVFEPKNALIHQRELGSDTKSFYNGLKYALRQDPDVILVGEMRDSETMELAMTAAETGHLVFSTIHTNSAATTPERIVGVFPPHQQNQVAMQLANTLLAVIYQRLLRRRDGKGRIAVIEIMVVNQAIRNLIREQKFHQIESMMQAGIKYGMVTFDDALMDVFKKGIIDKDQLQDYARDPNAMLRRAF; from the coding sequence ATGCTGATAAAGGAAATTCTGAGTAAAGGTGAACAGATGAATGCAAGCGACATACACTTAACCTCAGGTGAAAACGTCATATACAGGGTCGATGGTGAGTTGATTCAAGACAAACTGTTGACCGACGAAATAATGATGAAGAAGATAACGACAGAACTTCAAGAGATATCTGAGATTAAGTTACAGGATTCGGAAAGTAAGGAGATTGACTTTTCTTTTGGGTTCAGCTCTTTAAGGGTAAGAGGAAACTACTTCTATTCAAATAAGCTTCCCGTAGTCGCTCTGAGGTTAATCCCGAAAACAATCAAGACTCTTGAAGATCTGGGTTATCCGCCGTTGTTCAAGGAATTCTGTAAACCAGATAAGGGCCTCGTGCTTGTTGCAGGACCGACCGGAAGTGGAAAATCGACTACTCTTGCCGCAATGCTTGAAAACATCAACAGAACGAGACATGTTCATTTGATCACCATAGAAGATCCAGTAGAATACGTTTTCGAACCAAAAAATGCCCTGATCCATCAGAGGGAACTTGGATCGGATACGAAATCTTTTTATAATGGACTGAAATATGCATTGAGGCAGGACCCCGATGTCATTCTAGTTGGAGAGATGAGAGATAGCGAAACGATGGAACTTGCCATGACTGCTGCTGAGACAGGCCATCTTGTATTCTCGACAATCCATACAAATTCCGCCGCTACCACACCCGAAAGAATAGTGGGAGTCTTTCCGCCTCATCAGCAGAACCAGGTAGCTATGCAGCTTGCCAATACTCTGCTGGCGGTAATATACCAAAGATTGCTCAGGAGGAGGGACGGTAAAGGAAGAATCGCGGTTATCGAGATAATGGTAGTGAACCAGGCTATCCGAAATCTTATAAGGGAGCAGAAATTCCACCAAATAGAATCTATGATGCAGGCCGGGATAAAGTATGGAATGGTCACCTTTGATGATGCGTTGATGGATGTTTTCAAAAAGGGAATAATCGACAAGGACCAGCTTCAGGATTACGCAAGGGACCCCAATGCAATGCTCAGGAGGGCCTTCTAA
- a CDS encoding cation diffusion facilitator family transporter — MTEDRMVLSRRGSIIGVTGNAALAVLKVLTGFFTGSMAILADGVDSTTDILTSVITWISTSVSNKPPDAQHPYGHERADAVASKIVSMVIFFAGAQLAVSSIQKLFSGGSSVENIALVIVVAAISSAAKYFLYRYKLGIGKKIDSSVFIADATNMKLDIVISLSVLGGSIFVGITGLQIVDSIVGLAVSALVIKTSIEVFWETNYELMDGLKPGDDIYKVVFDSIERVQGVQNPHKVRVRKMGYKYLVDLDIEVDPDMSVKKAHSLAKKVEASIKEDHKNVYDVHVHVEPSGNVEDENFGIDSSKEFNESLNNKDEKSE, encoded by the coding sequence ATGACCGAAGACAGAATGGTGCTTTCAAGAAGAGGCTCAATAATAGGGGTGACCGGAAATGCAGCGCTCGCGGTGCTGAAGGTTCTTACCGGTTTCTTCACCGGAAGTATGGCTATTTTGGCCGACGGAGTAGATTCGACTACGGATATTTTGACCTCGGTTATTACCTGGATCTCTACATCCGTATCAAACAAGCCGCCTGATGCGCAGCACCCGTACGGTCACGAAAGGGCAGACGCCGTTGCCTCAAAAATCGTATCCATGGTTATTTTCTTTGCCGGAGCACAACTGGCCGTTAGTTCCATTCAGAAGCTCTTCAGCGGTGGATCCTCTGTTGAGAATATCGCTCTGGTAATTGTGGTGGCAGCCATCTCCTCTGCTGCGAAGTATTTTCTATATCGTTATAAGCTGGGAATAGGAAAGAAGATTGATTCATCGGTCTTCATAGCCGATGCAACGAACATGAAACTGGACATCGTCATCTCGCTATCTGTACTGGGAGGCTCGATCTTCGTGGGAATTACTGGCCTGCAGATAGTGGATTCGATCGTAGGGTTGGCAGTATCTGCTCTGGTAATCAAGACCTCCATAGAGGTCTTTTGGGAGACCAATTACGAGCTGATGGACGGGCTCAAACCTGGAGACGACATTTACAAGGTAGTTTTCGATTCGATAGAAAGGGTTCAGGGTGTTCAAAATCCTCATAAAGTCAGAGTGAGAAAAATGGGTTATAAGTACCTCGTAGATCTAGATATTGAAGTAGACCCGGATATGTCGGTAAAGAAGGCACATTCTCTTGCAAAAAAAGTCGAGGCCTCTATAAAAGAAGATCACAAAAATGTCTACGATGTCCATGTCCATGTAGAACCCTCTGGCAATGTCGAAGACGAGAACTTCGGGATCGACTCCTCTAAGGAATTTAATGAAAGCCTGAATAACAAAGACGAGAAATCGGAATAG
- a CDS encoding radical SAM protein, with product MQRIEPRVSATVLHFGEEPPLVKEGGAGAIFFSGCSMSCLYCQNFAFSQKNSGKVFSFEELSRHFMKIQEEGAACIDLVTPTPNLYGFLKAYELALKEGFSLPVVFNTSGYEEVSTLLLLDGIVDIYLTDIRYTDDEVGKKYSLVPDYWTVTKKAVKEMFRQTGSFREENMRGVIVRHLVLPEGIAGTEEMAEFVAFELSSSVPISLMSQYRPVYRAREYYELSRRISEEEYDHALNVIDAFGLTGWMQHFESNEGYRAKPLRWD from the coding sequence ATGCAAAGGATCGAACCAAGAGTCTCGGCAACTGTTCTCCACTTCGGGGAAGAACCACCTTTGGTGAAGGAAGGCGGTGCAGGTGCGATCTTTTTCAGTGGCTGTTCAATGAGCTGCCTCTACTGTCAAAACTTCGCCTTCAGTCAGAAGAATTCAGGCAAGGTCTTTTCTTTTGAAGAGCTATCACGACACTTTATGAAGATTCAGGAGGAAGGGGCCGCTTGCATCGATCTCGTCACTCCGACTCCAAATCTGTATGGCTTTCTCAAAGCTTACGAACTTGCTCTTAAGGAGGGCTTTTCTCTTCCGGTAGTGTTCAACACAAGCGGCTATGAAGAAGTGAGTACACTGCTGCTTCTCGATGGAATCGTGGACATATACCTCACAGACATAAGATACACCGACGATGAGGTTGGAAAGAAATACTCCCTTGTTCCCGACTACTGGACTGTCACAAAGAAGGCAGTTAAGGAGATGTTCAGGCAAACAGGCTCTTTCAGAGAAGAAAACATGCGAGGAGTTATCGTCAGACATCTTGTTCTACCTGAAGGAATAGCAGGCACTGAAGAAATGGCGGAGTTTGTTGCTTTTGAATTATCTTCATCCGTTCCCATATCGCTTATGTCACAGTATCGACCTGTTTACAGGGCGAGAGAATACTATGAGCTATCGAGAAGAATTTCGGAAGAAGAGTACGATCACGCGCTGAACGTGATAGATGCGTTTGGCCTCACCGGTTGGATGCAGCACTTCGAGTCGAATGAAGGCTACAGGGCGAAACCTCTGAGGTGGGACTAG
- the ybaK gene encoding Cys-tRNA(Pro) deacylase produces MKSKKPLKTNATRILDGLGIEYEILEYEVDEHDLSAENVASKLGLSPSRTVKTIVLKGDRSGVFVCCLGGHREIDMKKLPEITGDGNIETVPSESLLTLTGYVRGGVSPLGMKKSFKILVDKGVLNEERISVSAGKRGLQIWLRPTDLVCATNASVVSFSKEKHQTL; encoded by the coding sequence ATGAAAAGCAAAAAGCCTTTAAAGACAAATGCCACTAGAATCTTGGATGGGCTTGGGATTGAATATGAGATTCTAGAATACGAAGTCGACGAACACGATCTGAGTGCCGAGAATGTTGCATCGAAGCTGGGCTTGTCACCTTCGCGAACCGTGAAAACTATTGTCTTGAAGGGTGACAGAAGCGGGGTTTTTGTCTGTTGTCTCGGCGGTCATAGAGAGATCGATATGAAGAAGCTTCCAGAGATCACGGGTGACGGGAATATCGAGACGGTTCCTTCAGAAAGTCTCCTGACGCTTACAGGATATGTCAGGGGAGGAGTTTCGCCTCTCGGGATGAAGAAGAGCTTCAAGATTCTCGTTGATAAAGGAGTTTTGAATGAAGAAAGGATATCCGTGAGTGCTGGCAAACGAGGTCTTCAGATCTGGTTGAGACCGACTGACCTTGTCTGCGCAACTAATGCCAGTGTTGTCTCCTTTTCCAAAGAAAAGCATCAGACGTTGTAA
- the prfA gene encoding peptide chain release factor 1: MDLGKIMEVFRERFKEVEKELSKPEVASDPDKLMEYGKKHAELSEIINLYSEIDSMKGELEEWHEMKATAEENEQEVIANTISDLENRIARKELNLKGLLVPDLADERNIIIEIRAGTGGEEAALFAADLFRMYTRYAERNNWKSEIIDSNETDIGGFKEVIFQIRGRSVFSKLKYESGVHRVQRVPTTESGGRIHTSTATVAVLPEVSETEVKIDPADLRIDTYRSSGAGGQHVNKTDSAVRIVHEPTGIVVAVQKERSQHQNKARALEILRARLYEMYSSKAENEITEARRTQIGTGERSEKIRTYNFPQNRVTDHRINFTSYRLLYVMDGDLDELVTELSAADINKRLELLHKKLIG; encoded by the coding sequence ATGGATTTAGGCAAGATAATGGAAGTCTTCAGGGAGAGATTCAAGGAGGTCGAGAAGGAACTCTCAAAACCCGAAGTTGCTTCAGACCCGGACAAGCTTATGGAATACGGGAAGAAACATGCAGAGCTCTCTGAGATCATTAATCTTTATAGCGAAATAGACTCGATGAAGGGCGAACTTGAGGAATGGCATGAAATGAAGGCTACCGCAGAAGAGAACGAACAGGAAGTGATCGCGAATACAATATCCGATCTCGAGAACAGAATCGCAAGAAAGGAGCTTAATCTAAAGGGACTTCTCGTCCCCGATCTAGCAGATGAGAGGAATATTATTATTGAGATAAGGGCCGGTACAGGTGGAGAAGAAGCTGCATTGTTCGCTGCCGATCTCTTCCGAATGTACACCAGATATGCAGAACGAAACAACTGGAAATCGGAGATAATCGATTCAAATGAGACGGATATCGGTGGATTCAAGGAAGTCATCTTTCAGATAAGAGGCAGAAGCGTATTCAGTAAACTGAAGTATGAAAGCGGAGTCCACAGAGTCCAGAGAGTGCCGACGACTGAATCGGGGGGAAGAATCCACACGTCTACTGCGACGGTAGCGGTGCTTCCAGAAGTAAGCGAAACAGAGGTCAAAATCGACCCTGCCGATCTCAGAATCGACACGTATCGCTCTTCAGGCGCCGGAGGCCAGCACGTAAACAAGACCGATTCCGCCGTAAGGATAGTCCATGAGCCTACAGGGATAGTAGTTGCCGTGCAGAAAGAGAGATCTCAGCATCAGAATAAAGCTAGAGCGCTCGAGATTCTACGTGCAAGGCTGTATGAAATGTACAGTTCTAAAGCAGAGAATGAGATTACTGAGGCAAGAAGGACGCAAATCGGTACCGGTGAACGAAGCGAAAAGATAAGAACTTACAACTTCCCTCAAAACAGGGTAACTGATCACAGGATAAATTTTACAAGCTACAGACTTCTTTATGTGATGGACGGAGATCTCGACGAGCTCGTGACGGAACTTTCCGCTGCAGATATAAACAAGCGGCTGGAATTACTTCACAAGAAACTGATCGGTTAA
- the murA gene encoding UDP-N-acetylglucosamine 1-carboxyvinyltransferase → MSQLVVMGNTSLKGEIKASGSKNSVLPILAATVMIEEPVVIKNVPELRDVQTMISILQQIGKTVSFENETVTVMPGEILVGNVPYELVKKMRASFNIIGPLTMICGWAKVGKPGGCNIGQRPVDFHLKGLEAFGFRITEEHGDVMAVIPNSFEKEIVYALPFPSVGATEQLMTTAALMEGSTITIENAAREPEISDLQNFLNACGAQIAGASTPTIKITGVRNLHGSEYSVIPDRIETGTYLLGTIATKGDVKIHGTRSDHLISLLSILEEMGAGIEKGQDYLHAFWKGPLKPVRISSEPYPGFPTDLQPIITAVLATVEGTSVIEENVFENRFGYVDELNRMGARIKVSSSHANICGVDKLSGAEVVAPDIRAGAALVIAGLAADGETIINNVTHLFRGYERFQEKLRTLGAKITFYPDEE, encoded by the coding sequence ATGAGCCAGCTCGTTGTTATGGGAAACACAAGTCTCAAAGGCGAGATAAAGGCAAGCGGCTCCAAGAATTCAGTTTTGCCTATTCTGGCAGCGACTGTCATGATCGAAGAACCGGTAGTAATAAAAAATGTCCCTGAACTGCGCGATGTTCAAACAATGATTTCCATACTTCAGCAGATTGGAAAGACAGTCTCATTCGAAAACGAGACGGTAACGGTAATGCCAGGGGAAATACTAGTGGGAAACGTTCCGTATGAGCTTGTAAAGAAAATGAGGGCCTCATTCAATATAATTGGCCCTCTTACCATGATCTGCGGGTGGGCAAAGGTAGGAAAACCCGGTGGCTGCAACATCGGTCAGCGTCCCGTCGACTTTCATCTGAAGGGTCTCGAGGCCTTTGGTTTCAGAATAACGGAGGAACATGGAGACGTCATGGCCGTCATTCCCAACAGTTTTGAAAAAGAGATTGTCTATGCGCTTCCCTTTCCCAGTGTTGGCGCAACCGAGCAGCTCATGACTACGGCAGCTCTAATGGAGGGAAGTACGATAACTATTGAGAATGCTGCCCGAGAGCCGGAAATATCGGATCTCCAGAACTTCCTTAATGCGTGTGGCGCACAGATTGCCGGTGCCTCGACACCTACCATAAAGATTACCGGAGTTAGAAATCTCCATGGATCGGAATACTCGGTTATTCCCGACAGAATTGAAACGGGCACTTATCTCCTTGGAACAATAGCCACCAAAGGCGACGTGAAGATTCACGGAACAAGGTCGGACCACCTGATTTCTCTCCTGAGTATTCTTGAGGAGATGGGAGCAGGTATAGAGAAAGGCCAAGACTATTTGCACGCCTTCTGGAAGGGACCGCTGAAGCCGGTAAGAATATCGTCGGAACCATACCCTGGATTTCCTACTGACCTCCAGCCGATAATAACTGCCGTGCTGGCAACGGTCGAAGGCACATCCGTTATAGAAGAGAACGTCTTTGAAAACAGATTTGGATACGTAGATGAACTAAATCGAATGGGAGCAAGAATCAAAGTATCGAGTAGCCACGCTAACATATGCGGCGTCGATAAACTCAGTGGAGCAGAGGTCGTAGCCCCTGACATAAGAGCCGGCGCTGCACTTGTGATAGCAGGACTGGCGGCCGATGGAGAAACAATAATTAACAACGTTACCCATCTCTTCAGAGGGTATGAGAGGTTTCAGGAGAAATTGAGAACACTGGGAGCCAAGATAACCTTCTATCCCGACGAAGAATGA
- a CDS encoding serine hydrolase domain-containing protein: MSCRIRFGETVDPASYGITNLSNPLKVNEDTFFQITSITKRFGVLAVIRLVDCRRLDLDRPLRDY, from the coding sequence CTGTCATGTAGAATTCGCTTCGGAGAAACTGTCGATCCTGCCTCTTATGGCATCACGAACCTCAGCAATCCACTGAAAGTGAATGAGGACACTTTCTTCCAGATTACCTCTATAACTAAGAGGTTCGGCGTTCTTGCAGTAATTAGATTGGTAGACTGCCGCAGACTTGATCTTGACAGACCTTTACGCGATTATTAA